TGCCCGCCTTTTACTCATTATATACAGCATTATCCTTTATACACTTTCCGGATTTTTTTATCATAATGGTACAGAGTACTTTCTCATGAACATCCTGATCATTACCATCCTGGTATATGACAATAAATGGATTGTGATCAGTCTTTCCATACTGATCATAGCCTGCATGATCATTGTTTTGTTCCCTCCTTATAAATGGGAACCGGATCTGCCGGTACCGGACAGGCGCTTATGGGGTAATGTGGTTTGTGCTCTCACTTTCATCATCTTAGCCCTTACCTATTATAAACAGGTGCATGCGGATTATCAGCAGGAAAAGGAAAATCAACGGCAGGCGCTGGCAGCCATGAACCGGGATAAAGAGAAGCTGTTCTCCATCATCGCACATGATATCCGCGGGCCGTTAGCCACGCTGGAATTACTACTGGATATGTTCCAGAAAGGAGAATACGGAGAAACAGATATGCGCGAAGCAGCCATAGAACTACATAAAAAAGTAGGACAACTCGGCGGCACACTGGATAACCTTTTGCGATGGAGTGCAGGGCAGATGAAAGGCATCCGTGCACAACCAGAGAACTTCAGCCTTGCCCCCCTCACAGCGGAAGTATTACAATTCTTTGAATCGGGTATTGAAGAGAAAAGATTATCGATCGATATCAAACTGGCGGACTCTATTGCCGTGTATGCAGATAAAGACCAGGTGGCCGTGATCCTGCGGAACCTTATCAGCAATGCTATTAAATTCAGCCATCCCGGCGGAACCATCTACTTCAGCGTAAGCTCTGCCGGTGGCATGATACACATCCACGTAACGGATGAAGGCGTTGGTATTCCTTCAGAAAAAATGAACCAGCTGTTTTCCTTTCAGGCCAGGCCAGGTGTAGGCACCGGCGGAGAAAGAGGCAGCGGGCTTGGGCTGATGCTCTGCCATGAATTTGCGATACAGAATGGGGGACATTTACAGGTGAAGAGTATGAATGGCAGTGGTACCACTTTTATCGTGCAATTACCGGAAGGGAGGATTAAAGGTTTTAGCTTGTCATAATGTAGTTTCAAGCATAAAAAATAACAGTTAACCCATACATCGCTTTCCTCCCGGCGATATTATTTGAAGCTTTGTGGTGTAATAAAAATAAAAACTATTCACCCCAAAATTCAATTATGAAAAGAATCGTAATTAGCACGCTTTCTGTTGCCATGCTAATGTTTGTTGCCTGTAAAAAGGACCCCGAACAATCCAAAGACCTCTTTAACGGACCGGAAGTAAATATGGGAAATGGTAAAGCATGGGCCTGGGTAAAACTGGACGCACAGCAGAAACCACAAGCGATGGGTATTTCCTTCACGCCTTCTGCGTTGGTGAATCTTCCCCAGGGTGGAGAAGGCCATGCACATGAAAGTGCATTTACCCTGAAACTGCCTTCTCAAAAAAGTCTCACGCCTTTTGACCATGTTGTTGTGAACTGGAATCCTAATGGTCACGAGCCACTGAATGTATATGGTGCGGCGCATTTTGATTTTCACTATTACATGGAATCTGAAGCTTATGTAGATGCGATCCCCACTTATGCACAAGCCCCTGCGGATTTCGACAATGCCCCGGCTCCTGATTATTTCCACCCGGATTACTTTGGCCCTCCAGGCGGTGAGCCCAAAATGGGAAGACATTGGGTGGATGTTACCTCTCCTGAGCTGAATCCTCAAAACCCGGCGCCATTTACCGAAACCTTTATTGTTGGGAGTTTCAAAGGCAAGGTATTGTTCTATGAGCCGATGATCACCAAAACGTTCGTGGAAACACAGAACAATTTTGAGAAGGCGATCAAGATGCCGGCTAAGTTCCAAAAGGAAGGTTATTACCCTACCAAATACAGGATCATCAAAACCGGTAAAACCATTGATGTTATCCTGGAAGGATTTGTATTCCGTCAGAAATCATAAAATAAGAACGTATCATGCAACAATCCCGTTATAACATTTTCAATCAGATCCACAAAGGCCTCAGGGCAATGCTGTATGATACTGCGCTCCGTATCCAGCAAACGGATTTTTCACAGGAAGAGCAGGCGGTTCCTACGATCCGGCAGCTGGAGAAAGTATTGAGCTTCTTTGACAAACATGCAGATCATGAGGATGAATATATCCTGCCGGCTATCCGTAAACATGCGCGGTTACTGGTAGAAGAATTGGAAAGTGAGCATGCAGCAGATCGTTCCCTTTCCCTTAGCCTGGGCAAACATATCAGGGATTGGCTGATAGCGCAACATGCAGATGCAAAAAGAAAAGCAGGATTACATATGCTGTACGACTTCAATTCCTTCATTGCGTTCAATCTCTATCATATGAACAAGGAAGAGTTGTTGTTCAACCAGGTGTTGTGGGAACATTATACGGATGAAGAGATCTTCCTGATAGATCATGCGCTGGTTGCTTCAGTACCGCCGGATGCCCTGATGGCTGTGAGCCGCTGGATCATACGTGGGATCAATAATGAAGAGGTTATCAGATGGTTGAATGGTGTGAAGAATAATGCGCCAGCTGAAGCGTTTGGTGTTTTTA
This DNA window, taken from Chitinophaga niabensis, encodes the following:
- a CDS encoding sensor histidine kinase, which codes for MPFIEARRTRLLNLLAVPWIPMMLIFALVNMLQGRYPLSVINVLNAAGSLAVLFLHKRQLYLSARLLLIIYSIILYTLSGFFYHNGTEYFLMNILIITILVYDNKWIVISLSILIIACMIIVLFPPYKWEPDLPVPDRRLWGNVVCALTFIILALTYYKQVHADYQQEKENQRQALAAMNRDKEKLFSIIAHDIRGPLATLELLLDMFQKGEYGETDMREAAIELHKKVGQLGGTLDNLLRWSAGQMKGIRAQPENFSLAPLTAEVLQFFESGIEEKRLSIDIKLADSIAVYADKDQVAVILRNLISNAIKFSHPGGTIYFSVSSAGGMIHIHVTDEGVGIPSEKMNQLFSFQARPGVGTGGERGSGLGLMLCHEFAIQNGGHLQVKSMNGSGTTFIVQLPEGRIKGFSLS
- a CDS encoding DUF5602 domain-containing protein — translated: MKRIVISTLSVAMLMFVACKKDPEQSKDLFNGPEVNMGNGKAWAWVKLDAQQKPQAMGISFTPSALVNLPQGGEGHAHESAFTLKLPSQKSLTPFDHVVVNWNPNGHEPLNVYGAAHFDFHYYMESEAYVDAIPTYAQAPADFDNAPAPDYFHPDYFGPPGGEPKMGRHWVDVTSPELNPQNPAPFTETFIVGSFKGKVLFYEPMITKTFVETQNNFEKAIKMPAKFQKEGYYPTKYRIIKTGKTIDVILEGFVFRQKS
- a CDS encoding hemerythrin domain-containing protein, which gives rise to MQQSRYNIFNQIHKGLRAMLYDTALRIQQTDFSQEEQAVPTIRQLEKVLSFFDKHADHEDEYILPAIRKHARLLVEELESEHAADRSLSLSLGKHIRDWLIAQHADAKRKAGLHMLYDFNSFIAFNLYHMNKEELLFNQVLWEHYTDEEIFLIDHALVASVPPDALMAVSRWIIRGINNEEVIRWLNGVKNNAPAEAFGVFMTLAEEELSPERLKDIQASLTEGILLA